The Bos indicus x Bos taurus breed Angus x Brahman F1 hybrid chromosome 10, Bos_hybrid_MaternalHap_v2.0, whole genome shotgun sequence genome has a segment encoding these proteins:
- the SLC24A5 gene encoding sodium/potassium/calcium exchanger 5 produces the protein MNQPQVSRLSCWPLFRDCAAYAISVAALLAIIFDNQVYWYEGTLLLLIYGLYVVVLCFDIKINQYIIKKCSPCCTCLVKAIEERSEQQLLMGWEEEDQPFIRRQSRTDSGIFHEDSGYSQLSLSLHGLSQVCEDPPSVFNMPEADLKRIFWVLSLPIIILLFLTTPDCRRKFWRKYFVITFFMSALWISAFTYILVWMVTITGETLEIPDTVMGLTLLAAGTSIPDTIASVLVARKGKGDMAMSNIVGSNVFDMLCLGVPWFIKTAFINPSAPVEVNSRGLTYITIFLNISIVFLFLAVHLNGWKLDRKLGVVCLLLYLGLTTLSVLYELGIIGNNKIRGCGD, from the exons atgaatcagccacag GTTTCAAGGCTATCATGTTGGCCCCTATTCAGAGACTGTGCGGCATATGCTATCAGCGTAGCAGCACTTCTTGCCATAATATTTGACAACCAAGTTTACTG GTATGAAGGAACTTTACTGCTTTTGATATACGGATTATATGTTGTGGTGCTGTGTTTTGACATTAAAATTAACCAATATATTATAAAGAAATGCAGTCCTTGCTGTACCTGTCTTGTCAAAGCAATAGAAGAGAGAAGTGAACAACAGCTACTGATGGGATGGGAAGAAGAGGATCAACCATTCATCCGTAGGCAATCAAGAACTGACAGTGGAATATTTCATGAAGATTCTGGCTACTCCCAACTTTCTTTAAGTTTACATGGTCTTAGTCAGGTTTGTGAAG ATCCGCCAAGTGTTTTCAACATGCCTGAAGCCgacttaaaaagaattttttgggTACTATCCCTTCCCATTATTATACTACTTTTTCTAACCACACCAGATTGTAGAAGAAAGTTTTGGAGAAAGTATTTTGTGATAACATTTTTTATGTCAGCACTGTGGATATCTGCATTTACATATATCCTGGTTTGGATGGTCACAATAACTG GGGAAACATTAGAAATTCCAGATACAGTAATGGGCCTTACTTTATTAGCAGCAGGAACAAGCATACCAGACACGATCGCAAGTGTGTTGGTTGCAAGAAAAG GCAAAGGAGATATGGCTATGTCTAACATCGTGGGATCCAATGTCTTTGATATGCTATGCCTAGGTGTTCCATGGTTTATTAAAACTGCATTTATAAATCCATCTGCTCCTGTAGAAGTGAACAGTAGAGGACTAACTTACATAACCATCTTTCTCAACAtttcaattgttttccttttcttagcAGTTCACCTCAATGGCTGGAAACTAGACAGAAAGTTGGGAGTAGTCTGTCTGTTACTGTACTTGGGGCTTACAACATTATCAGTTCTATATGAACTTGGAATTATTGGAAACAATAAAATAAGGGGCTGTGGTGATTAA